The Nocardioides ginsengisegetis region CGAGCACGTCTCCAGCCAGGCCGAGCCGCTGAACCTCAAGGAGTTCATCTACGAGCTCGACGTCCCGGTCATCGTCGGCGGCTGCGCGACCTACCAGGCCGCGCTGCACCTCATGCGCACCGGCACCGCCGGCGTGCTGGTCGGCTTCGGCGGCGGCGCGGCCCACACGACCCGCACCGTGCTCGGCGTGGCCGTGCCGATGGCCTCGGCCGTCGCCGACGTGGCCGCGGCCCGCCGCGACTACATGGACGAGTCGGGCGGCCGCTACGTGCACGTCATCGCCGACGGCTCGATCGGCCGCTCGGGCGACATCGCCAAGGCGATCGCCTGCGGCGCCGACGCGGTCATGGTGGGCTCGCCCTTCGCGCGCGCCTCCGACGCCCCCGGCCACGGCTTCCACTGGGGCGCCGAGGCGCACCACGGCGAGCTGCCGCGCGGCGAGCGGGTGGAGTTCGGCACCGTCGGCACGCTCCAGGAGATCCTCTTCGGCCCCTCCCGCGTCGCCGACGGCACCATGAACCTCATCGGCGCGCTCAAGCGCTCGATGGCCACCACCGGCTACACCGAGCTCAAGGAGTTCCAGCGGGTCGAGGTCGTCGTCGAGTGACGGCGTGACTGTCCTGCGGGTCGCCGCCGCCCAGGCCACCTGCACCTCGGGGGACGTGCCCGCCAACGTCGCCACCGCGGCCCGGCTGGTCCGGCTCGCCGGCAGCCAGGACGTGCGGCTCGTGCTGCTGCCCGAGGCGTTCCTGACCGGCTACGACCCGGGCGTCTTCCTGGGTGAGGTCCCGGCCCTCGAGGGCTCCTGGCTCGACCCGCTACGCGAGGCCGCGACCGAGACCGGCGCCGTCGTCGTGGCCAGCACGCCGCTGGCCCGCGGGTCCGCCAAGACCCTCTCGATGCTGGTGGTCCGGCCGGGCGGCGAGGTGACCGCGCCGTACGACAAGCAGCACCTCGACGCCGACGAGACCCCCTTCTTCGTGCCCGGCGACCACGGCGCCTCGATCACCGTCGACGGCCTCGAGCTGGGCCTGTCGATCTGCTACGACAGCTCCTTCCCCGAGCACGCCCGCGACGCGGCCGACGCCGGAGCGGTCGGCTACCTCAGCTCCAGCGCGTTCTTCCCGGGCAGCGCGCACCGTCGCGACACGGCCCTGGCGGCCCGCGCCCTCGACCACGGCATGTACGTCGTGCTCGCCGCCATGACCGGCCGCTGCGGGCCCTACGACTTCATCGGCGGCTCGGTCGTCCTGGACCCCGAGGGCCGCCCGCTCGCCCGCCTCGACACCGAGGAGGGGCTGGCCATCGCGGACCTCGACCCGGCCCTGGTCGAGGAGACCCGCGCCGTGCGCCGGATGCACGCCGACCGGCGCGCCACGCTCGGCCCGCGGGTGCGGGAACGCGCCTGACGCGTGGGAGGATCACGCCCGTGAGCAGCGAGGACGAGGTCGTCATCCACACCGACGGCGCGTGCGTCCCCAACCCGGGTCCGGGTGGCTGGGGCGCCCTGCTCCGGCAGGGCCCGCACGAGCTCGAGCTGTGCGGCGGCGACCCCGGCGAGACCACCAACAACCGGATGGAGCTCACCGCTCCGATCCGGGCCCTCGAGATGCTCAAGCGGCCGGTCGTCGTGCACCTCTACACCGACTCGACGTACGTCCGGAACGGCATCATGAAGTGGGTGCCGGGCTGGATGCGCAACGGCTGGATGACCTCGGCCAAGCAGCCGGTCAAGAACGTCGACCTCTGGAAGCAGCTCCAGGCCGCCTGTGAGAAGCACACCGTCGAGTGGCACTGGGTCAAGGGCCACGCCGGCGACGAGGGCAACGAGCGCGCCGACCGCCTCGCCGCCAAGGGTCTCGAGGAGGCCGCGGCCTCCGGCGTCGCGAGCTGACTCGGTCAGCTTGCCGGACGCGACAACCGC contains the following coding sequences:
- a CDS encoding GuaB3 family IMP dehydrogenase-related protein — its product is MTEIEIGRAKRARRAYSFDDVAIVPSRRTRDPEEVSVAWQIDAYRFDLPVMAAPMDSVMSPETAIAFGKLGGLGVLNLEGLWTRYDDPTPLLNEVSGLRGSEATRRMQEIYAEPIKPELITERLKEMREGGVTVAGSLSPQRTKEFFKTVVEAGVDMFVIRGTTVSAEHVSSQAEPLNLKEFIYELDVPVIVGGCATYQAALHLMRTGTAGVLVGFGGGAAHTTRTVLGVAVPMASAVADVAAARRDYMDESGGRYVHVIADGSIGRSGDIAKAIACGADAVMVGSPFARASDAPGHGFHWGAEAHHGELPRGERVEFGTVGTLQEILFGPSRVADGTMNLIGALKRSMATTGYTELKEFQRVEVVVE
- a CDS encoding nitrilase-related carbon-nitrogen hydrolase, which translates into the protein MTVLRVAAAQATCTSGDVPANVATAARLVRLAGSQDVRLVLLPEAFLTGYDPGVFLGEVPALEGSWLDPLREAATETGAVVVASTPLARGSAKTLSMLVVRPGGEVTAPYDKQHLDADETPFFVPGDHGASITVDGLELGLSICYDSSFPEHARDAADAGAVGYLSSSAFFPGSAHRRDTALAARALDHGMYVVLAAMTGRCGPYDFIGGSVVLDPEGRPLARLDTEEGLAIADLDPALVEETRAVRRMHADRRATLGPRVRERA
- the rnhA gene encoding ribonuclease HI, which translates into the protein MSSEDEVVIHTDGACVPNPGPGGWGALLRQGPHELELCGGDPGETTNNRMELTAPIRALEMLKRPVVVHLYTDSTYVRNGIMKWVPGWMRNGWMTSAKQPVKNVDLWKQLQAACEKHTVEWHWVKGHAGDEGNERADRLAAKGLEEAAASGVAS